The Pseudomonas multiresinivorans DNA window GTCGGTGGGCGTGAACGCCATGCTGCTGTCGATCCTTTTCAAGTCCACGCCGGAAGAGGCGCGGCTGATCATGATCGACCCGAAGATGCTCGAACTGTCGATCTACGAAGGCATTCCGCACCTGCTCTGCCCGGTCGTCACCGACATGAAGGAGGCCGCCAACGCCCTGCGCTGGAGCGTCGCCGAGATGGAGCGCCGCTACAAGCTGATGGCGGCCATGGGCGTGCGTAACCTGGCCGGCTTCAACCGCAAGGTGAAGGACGCGGAGGAGGCCGGCACCCCGCTGACCGACCCGCTGTATCGCCGCGAGAGCATGGAAGACGAAGCGCCGCTGCTGCAGACCCTGCCGACCATCGTGGTCGTCGTCGACGAATTCGCCGACATGATGATGATCGTCGGCAAGAAAGTGGAAGAGCTGATCGCCCGTATTGCCCAGAAGGCGCGTGCGGCGGGCATCCACCTGATTCTGGCGACCCAGCGTCCGTCGGTGGACGTGATCACCGGCCTGATCAAGGCGAACATCCCCACCCGTATCGCCTTCCAGGTGTCCAGCAAGATCGACTCGCGCACCATTCTCGACCAGGGCGGCGCCGAGCAGTTGCTCGGCCACGGCGACATGCTCTACCTGCCGCCGGGCACCGGCCTGCCGATCCGTGTTCATGGCGCCTTCGTTTCCGACGACGAAGTGCACCGCGTCGTTGAGGCGTGGAAGCTGCGTGGCGCACCGAACTACATCGAGGACATTCTCGCCGGCGCCGATGAAGGCGGTGGTGGATCGTTCGAAGGTGGTGGTGGCGGCGAAGGCAGCGAGGGCAGCGAGGACGATCCGCTCTACGACGAAGCCGTGCGCTTCGTGACCGAAAGCCGCCGGGCTTCCATCTCTGCCGTGCAGCGCAAGCTGAAGATCGGCTACAACCGCGCCGCGCGGATGATCGAGGCCATGGAAATGGCCGGCGTGGTCACCGCGATGAATACCAATGGCTCGCGCGAAGTGATCGCGCCGGCCCCGATCCGTGATTGATTCGACTTCGAGGATTTCGATGCGTCTGATCCGCCTGTTGTTCGTTGCTGCGCTGGCCTTTGCCGGCGCCCAGGCCCATGCCGACGATGCTGCCGCCCAGCGCCTGAGCGGGATGCTCACCAAGGCCCAGACAATGACCGCGCGCTTCTCCCAGCTGACCCTGGACGGCAGCGGAACCCGCCTGCAGGAAACCGCCGGCACCCTGGGCCTCAAGCGCCCTGGCCTGTTCCGCTGGCACACCGATGCGCCGAACGAGCAGCTGCTGATCTCCAACGGTGAGAAAATCTGGCTGTACGACCCGGACCTGGAGCAGGTGACCATCCAGAAGCTCGACCAGCGCCTGACCCAGACCCCGGCGCTGCTGCTGTCCGGTGACGTGTCGAAGATCGGCCAGAGCTTCGATATCACCGCGAAGGATGGCGGCAACGTGGTCGACTTCACCCTCAAGCCCAAGTCCAAGGACACGCTGTTCGACAGCCTGCGGATTTCCTTCCGCAGCGGCGTGGTCAACGACATGCAGCTGATCGATAGCGTCGGTCAGCGCACCAATATCCTGTTCTTCGACGTGAAGATGAACGAGCCGATGGACGCCAAGCAGTTCGTCTTCGAAGTGCCCAAGGGCGTCGACGTCATCCAGGAATGACCGGCTGCGCGCCGGATTGATCGATAGGTAATACCGTGGACCTGTTCCGCTCCGCCCCCGTTTCCCAGCCCCTGGCCGCGCGGCTGCGCGCGACCAGCCTGGACGAGTACGTCGGCCAGGAGCATCTGCTCGCCCGTGGCAAGCCGCTGCGTGAGGCGCTGGAGCAGGGCGCGCTGCACTCGATGATCTTCTGGGGCCCGCCCGGAGTCGGCAAAACCACCCTGGCGAAGCTGCTGGCGCAGGTCACCGACGCGCACTTCGAGACCATCTCGGCAGTGCTCTCGGGCGTGAAGGAAATCCGCCAGTCGGTGGAAGTGGCCAAGCAGCATGCCGCGCAGTACGGCCGCCGCACCATCCTCTTCGTCGATGAAGTGCACCGCTTCAACAAGAGCCAGCAGGATGCCTTCCTGCCTTACGTTGAAGACGGCACGCTGATCTTCATCGGCGCGACCACCGAGAACCCGTCCTTCGAATTGAACAACGCGCTGCTCTCCCGTGCCCGCGTCTACGTGCTGAAAAGCCTGGACGAAGCGGCCCTGCGGCGGTTGGTAGAGCGTGCATTGACCGAGGAAAAGGGCCTGGGCAAGCGCAACCTGAGCCTGCCCGATGACAGTTTTGCGATCCTCATGGCCGCCGCCGACGGCGATGGGCGGCGCCTGCTCAACCTGCTGGAGAACGCTTCCGACCTCGCCGAAGACAACAGCGAGATCAGCGCCGAGCTGCTGCAGAACCTGCTGGGTGACTCGCGCCGGCGCTTCGACAAGGGCGGCGAGGCCTTCTACGACCAGATCAGCGCGCTGCACAAGTCAGTGCGTGGTTCCAGCCCCGATGGCGCGCTGTACTGGTATTCGCGCATGCTCGATGGTGGCTGCGATCCGCTGTACATCGCTCGCCGAGTGGTGCGCATGGCCAGCGAGGATATCGGCAATGCCGATCCGCGCGCGCTGACCCTGTGCCTTCATGCCTGGGACGTGCAGGAACGCCTCGGCAGCCCGGAAGGCGAGCTGGCGATTGCGCAGGCTATCGTTTACCTGGCCTGTGCGCCGAAGAGCAATGCCGTCTACAACGCTTACAACACGGCGCGCCGTGACGTGGCGGAGAGCGGTTCGCTTGAAGTGCCGCTGCATTTGCGCAACGCACCGACCAAGCTGATGAAGAACCTGGGCTATGGCGACGAGTATCGCTATGCCCATGATGAGCCGGATGCCTATGCGGCCGGAGAAGACTACTTCCCCGAGTCCATGGAACCGCGCCAGTATTACCAACCCGTGCCGCGCGGGCTCGAACTGAAGATCGGCGAAAAGCTGCGCCACCTGGCCAGCCTCGACAAGGCCAGTTCCCGCCGTCGCAGAAAATCCTGAAGTGGCGCCCTTGAGCGCCGCCTGACACTAGACACGAGAAGACACCATGCTCGATTCCAAACTGGTTCGTACCCAGCCGCAGGAAGTGGCCGAACGCCTGGCCACCCGTGGCTTCACCCTGGACGTGGCGCGCATCGAAGCGCTGGAGAGCCAGCGCAAGGCCGTGCAGACCCGCACCGAGACCCTGCAGGCCGAGCGCAACTCGCGCTCCAAGGCCATCGGCCAGGCCATGAAGAACGGCGAGGACGTCGCGCCGCTCAAGGCCGAGGTCAACCGTATGGCCGAGGAACTGGATGCCGGCAAGCGCGAACTGGATGTCATCCAGGCCGAGCTGGACAACCTGCTGCTGAATATTCCGAACCTGCCGCACGAATCCGTTCCGGTCGGTGCCGATGAAGAAGAGAACGTCGAAGTTCGTCGCTGGGGCACCCCGCGCACCTTCGACTTCGAGATCAAGGACCACGTCGCCCTGGGCGAGCAGCACGGCTGGCTGGACTTCGAGACCGCCGCGCGCCTGTCCGGCGCCCGCTTCGCCCTGATGCGCGGCCCGATCGCCCGCCTGCACCGCGCCCTGGCGCAGTTCATGCTCGACCTGCACACCCGCGAGCACGGCTACGAAGAGGCCTATACCCCGTACCTGGTACAGGCTCCGGCGCTGCAGGGCACCGGCCAGTTGCCGAAGTTCGAGGAAGACCTGTTCAAGATCCAGCGTGAAGACGAAGCCGATCTGTACCTGATCCCGACCGCCGAAGTCTCGCTGACCAACATCGTCGCCGGCCAGATCCTCGACGCGAAGGAGCTGCCGCTGAAGTTTGTCGCCCACACCCCGTGCTTCCGCAGCGAAGCCGGCGCGTCGGGCCGTGATACCCGCGGCATGATCCGCCAGCACCAGTTCGACAAGGTCGAGATGGTGCAGATCGTCGAGCCGTCCAAGTCCTGGGAAGCTCTGGAAAGCCTGGTTGGCAATGCCGAGAAGGTCCTCCAGGCGCTGGAACTGCCGTACCGCGCCCTGGCGCTGTGCACCGGCGACATGGGCTTTGGCGCCGCCAAGACCTACGACCTGGAAGTCTGGGTGCCGAGCCAGGACAAGTACCGCGAGATTTCCTCCTGCTCCAACTGCGGAGACTTCCAGGCCCGCCGCATGCAGGCGCGCTACCGCAACCCGGAAACTGGCAAGCCGGAGCTGGTCCACACCCTCAACGGCTCGGGCCTGGCCGTAGGCCGTACCCTGGTCGCCGTGCTGGAGAACTACCAGCAGGCCGACGGTTCGATCCGCGTGCCGGAAGTGCTCAAGCCGTACATGGCTGGCATCGAGGTAATCGGCTGAGATGGACTTCCTGCCGCTGTTCCACATCCTGCGCGGACGTCGCGCGCTACTGGTCGGCGGCGGTGATGTCGCACTGCGCAAGGCGCGCCTGCTGAGCGACGCCGGCGCAGTGCTGCGAGTCGTGGCACCCGAGGTGCATTCAGAGCTGCGTGAACTGGTCGAGGAGGGCGCGGGCGAATTGCTCTTGCGGCCATACGCCCAGGGTGACCTGCAGGACTGCGTGCTGGTCATCGCCGCCACCGACGATGAGCCGCTCAACGCCCAGGTTTCCCGCGACGCCAACGAGCGCGGCGTGCCGGTCAACGTGGTGGATGCACCGGCGTTGTGCAGCGTGATCTTCCCGGCCATCGTCGATCGTTCGCCGCTGGTGGTGGCTGTCTCCAGCGGTGGTGATGCGCCAGTGCTGGCGCGGTTGCTGCGCGCCAAGCTGGAAACCTGGATTCCCGCGACCTACGGCCAACTGGCCGGTCTGGCCAGCCGCTTCCGCGAGCGCGTGAAGCAGCGCCTGCCGGACCTGCAGCAGCGCCGCAAGTTCTGGGAAGACGTATTCCAGGGACCCATCGCCGAGCGCATGCTCGCCGGCCAGCCGAACGAAGCCGAGCGCCTGCTGGCGGACAAGCTGGAAGCGCCGCAGCCCGAATCCCGTGGTGAGGTCTATCTGGTCGGTGCCGGCCCTGGCGATCCGGACCTGCTGACCTTCCGCGCCCTGCGCCTGATGCAGCAGGCCGACGTGGTGCTCTACGACCGCCTCGTGGCGCCGGCCATCCTCGAGCTATGCCGCCGCGATGCGGACCGTCTGTATGTCGGCAAGCGCCGCGCGGACCACGCCGTGCCGCAGGATGAGATCAATCGTCAACTGGTCGAGCTGGCCCAGCAGGGCAAGCGCGTACTGCGCCTGAAGGGCGGTGATCCGTTCATCTTCGGTCGCGGTGGCGAGGAAATCGACGAACTGGCTGCCAACGGCATCCCGTTCCAGGTGGTGCCGGGCATTACCGCGGCAAGCGGCTGCGCGGCTTATGCCGGTATTCCGCTGACGCACCGCGATTACGCGCAGTCTGTGCGCTTCGTGACTGGGCACTTGAAGGACGGCACCACCGACCTGCCCTGGAACGATCTGGTCGCTCCGGGCCAGACGCTGGTTTTCTACATGGGCCTCGTCGGCTTGCCGGTCATCTGTGAGCAACTGGTGCGTCACGGTCGCTCCGCCGACACGCCGGCTGCTCTCGTTCAGCAGGGCACCACCGTGCATCAGCGCGTATTCACCGGCACCCTGGCGAACCTGCCGGGGCTGGTGGCCGAGCACGAAGTGCATGCGCCGACCCTGGTGATAGTCGGGGAAGTGGTGCAGCTGCGAGAGAAGCTTGCCTGGTTCGAGGGTCAGCAGTGAGAGCCGCGCGCGTAGTGATCCTGGGCGCTGTGTGCGTCCTGGGTTTCGCTGCGCTGCCGGTGTCCGCCGCAAGTTTCGATTGCAAGAAGGCCAGGCAGGCCGACGAGAAAGCCATCTGTGCGGATCGCCAGCTATCCGAGATGGATGTGCAGGTAGCAACTACCTACCGATTGTTGCGCGGCTTGTTCGCCATGGGCATGCGCGGCAACCTGGGCGACTCCCAGCTCGCCTGGCTGGAGCAGCGCCGCGCCTGCGGTGCCAACAAGGCCTGCCTGAAGCAGCGCTACCAGGAACGCCTGGACGCGCTGCAGAAGGTCTACGACGGCATCGAAAAGCCCATCTGATCCGCTTTTTCCCCTGTAGGAGCGAGCTTGCTCGCGAACCGCTTGACGCTGATGGTTTGCGTTGGATTCGCGAGCAAGCTCGCTCCTACAAATCTGGTGTTGCGCAGCTTTTGTAGGAGCGGATTCATCCGCGATGTTCGCAGCCGCTGATGAACATCGCGGACGGAGTCCGCTCCTACGATGTCTCAGCCCCTACGGAAAATACCCTTGGCCGGCACATGTTCCCGCCCGTGCGGCCCGGTGAAGTCCTGCTGCGGCCCCAGCGGCACCACGCCGGTCGGGTTGATGGTGCGATGGCTACCGTAGTAGTGATGCTTGATGTGCTGGAAATCCACCGTGCCGGCAACGCCGTCCAGTTGATATAGCTCGCGCAGCCAACCGGACAGGTTCGGATAGTCCGCCAGGCGCCGCAGGTTGCACTTGAAGTGACCGTGGTAGACCGCATCGAAGCGGATCAGCGTAGTGAACAGGCGCACATCGGCTTCGGTCAGGTATTCGCCCGCCAGGTAGCGCTGCTCGCCCAGGCGCTCCTCCAGCCAGTCCAGCTCATTGAACAATGTCTTGAAGGCTTCTTCGTACGCGTCCTGCGTCGTCGCGAAGCCCGCACGGTAAACACCGTTGTTCACGGCCGGGTAGATACGCTCGTTCAGCTCTTCGATCTGTGCGCGCAGCGCCTCCGGGTAGAGGTCCAGCGGATTGCCGGTGATCTCGTCGAAGGCGCTGTTGAACATGCGGATGATCTCCGCCGATTCGTTGCTGACGATGCGTTGCTCGTGCTTGTCCCACAGTACCGGCACGGTGACGCGGCCGGTGTAGTGCGGGTCGTCCCGGGTATAGCGCTGATGGAGGAAGTCCAGGCCGTCGAGTTTGTCTCCGGTGGAGCCGAGCGCCTTGTCGAAGGTCCAGCCGTTTTCCAGCATCAGCCAACTGACGACCGACACCTCGATCAGCGATTCGAGGCCCTTGAGCTGGCGGTATATCAGCGTGCGGTGGGCCCAGGGGCAGGCCAGGGAAACGTAGAGGTGATAGCGGCCGGCCTCGGCTCGGAAGCCGCCTTCGCCGGTAGGGCCGGGCTGGCCGTCGGCGGTGACCCAATGGCGGCGCTGCGCATTTTCGCGCTGGAAGCGGCCGTCCTTGCTGGTGTCATACCACTGATCTTGCCAGCGGCCATCAATCAACTGTCCCATCTTGAGTGCTCCAGAAAGCGGGAAGATGGGACCAGTCTATCGGCTCTGGCTCGATTGTTTAGCGCAAAAACAGGATTCCAGCTATCGACTAAATCGATCTGTTGCGCTCAGTCCAGCGTTTATCGGCCTCTGCGAAGGCTTCGTCTCGCTGTAGCCCTCGCGCGCGCAAGGCCAGGGCCATGGTTGCGCGGACGGCCAGTTCGCCATAGACGTCCTCCGCGTCGCCGCGCCAGACGGCGGCCAGATGCTGCGGGTCGAGGCTTTCCGGTTTGACGTGGCGCAGCGGTGAAAGCGCGGGCCATTCTTCGTCCCAGTCATTGCCATCGCGGCAGCCGTACAGGTGCGAAGTGGCGTCCGGGTTCACTTCGATCTCGCCGCCTTCGCCCTTGATGACGATGGCGTAGTCGCCCAGCAGGCGGCTGCCTTCGCGGTGCACGGCCTGGTAGCCGGGATGGAAGATGCTTTGCAGCACGCAGGTCGCGCCCAGCGGGTTGATCAGGCGCACCGAGGAATGAATGGGTGAGCGTAGGCCGAGGGTGTTGCGCAAGTCGATCATTCGCTGCAGTCGCGGCATCCAGTCCACCAGCGGGGCGAAGGCGAACCCTTGGGTATCCAGCGCCTGGCTGACTGCGCTCCAGTCGCGGCACAGCGGCAGGCCCAGCAGCTCAAGCAATTGCTCGGTGTAGAGACGGCCGGCGGTGTGGGCGCCCGCGCCATGCAGAAGTATGCGGGTGCCGCTGCCGCCCAGGCATTTCACCGCCAGCAGGTACCAGGGCAGGTGACGCTTCTTGCCGGCGTAGCTCGGCCAGTCCAGGTCCACGGCGATTTTCGGCGCTTGCAGGCGCTCGCGGACGGCCTCGGTGAAGCCGGCCAGCTCTTCGGCGCTTTCCTCCTTGTGCCGCAGCAGCATCAGGAAGGCGCCCAGCTGCGCCTCTTCGACCTTGTCGTCGAGGATCAGGCCCAGCGCTTCGCGGGCTTCTTCGCGGGTCAGTCCGCGCGCGCCGCGCTTGCCTTTGCCGAGGATGCGGACGAACTGGGCGAAGGGGTGTTCGGCGGGTGTCTGCAGGACGAGCGGGGCGGCGGTCATAGGCAATTGGTCGGCTTCGGCAGGCCGGCGAGCTTGGCAGCAAGCTTGGCCGGGGTGCCCTTGAACAGGAGGTTGAGGTGCAGGCTGCTGCCCTTTTCCGCGCCCAGCTTCTGGGCTACGTATTTGATCAGCGGGCGGTTGGCCGGGGAGAGCTGAAACTCGCCGTAGAACTCGCGCAGCAACAGGAGGATTTCCCAATGCTCGGGCGTCAGGTGGATGCCTTCGTTGTGCGCCAGGGCTTCGGCGGCGGCGTCGCTCCAGTCGTTGAGATCGACGAGGTAGCCGTCCTTGTCCAGCGGCAGGGCTTGCCCATTGACCAGGAGAGTGCTCATAACCAGGCGTTCACCTTGTCGAAGCGGGTGCAGAGTTCGACGAAGCGGGGGTAGTCCACGCTGTCGACTCGGGAGGTGACGGCGTCGAGCCCGCGCGCCTGCAGGTCTTCCTGCAGCGCAAACAGGGTATTGCTCGCCGGCAGTTGCTCCAGCGCCTGCGCTGGTTGCGTGCCCGTGCGGAGCGCATATACCGCGTCACCGGCCAGCATGATGCCGTCATTGACGCCCAGCAGGCGCAGGCAGCTGTCGAGCCGACCGTCATTGAAGGGGGAGTGCGAGAGCAGGTGGAGAGTAGCCATCAGATCGTGATCACCTGGTCGTGGGTTTGCAGCAGACCGCGAAGGGCGTTGTCATCCAGTACCTGTGTGGCCAGCGTGAGGCTGCTGGCGTCCAGGCCGCGCTCGGTCAGGCTGCGCGCGCTGGCATAGAGCTCCTCGACGCCAAAAAGCGGCAAGGCCTGCAGATTGGCTTGCAGGTCTTTTTGCTCAATACCGGCAGGGCGCTGGCCGGGTGCCAGCTGGAATACACCGTCATCGAGGAAGAGCATCGAGATCGGCAGGTCGAACGCGCCTCCGGCCAGGGCGATATCCAGCGCCTCGCGGGCAGCGGGGCCGGCCCAGGGGGCCTGGCGGCTGATGATCAGTAGGGACTTGGCCATCAGTTGCCTCCAAAGCAGACCAGGCGGTCCGCCTGTTGCGCTGCTTCATGCAGTTGGCCGAGGCCGGAAAGGTCCCAGGGTGCCTGCAGGTTGGCTGCGGGGCGGGAGTAGCGGCTTGCTTCCTCGCTATTCAGCACGCCGCGGCGCAGGGCTGCGGCGATGCAGACAACGCCGTCAAGCTGGTTGTCGGCAACGAAGCGCGTCCAGGCCGCCGCAACATCCAGTTCATCCTGGCTGGCCACGGTGTTGGCCGCGGCGCTGTGCACTCCGTCCTGATAGAAGAACAGTCGAGAGATTTCGTGGCCGCCGGCCAGCGCGGCTTCGGCGAAGCGCAGGGCGCGCCGGGCGGCTGGTGAGTGCGGTGGGGAGAAGAGGGCGATGACGAACTTCATGGAGCTGGCCTTGGCGGCGAATTTTCGCAGGATGATACGGCGCTGCGCCTTTTTTTGCCGCGCCTGAAATGAAAAAAGCCCGTCGAAACGGGCTTTTTCCTTGGTGCTGAGTTGATCAGTCGTCGCTGCCCATGATGCCGAAGATCTGCAGCAGGCTGATGAACAGGTTGTAGATCGACACATACAGGCTGATGGTCGCCATGATGTAGTTGCGCTCGCCGCCGTGGATGATCGCGCTGGTCTGGAACAGGATCATCGCCGAGGAGAACAGCACGAAGCCGGCGCTGATGGCCAGTTGCAGGCCGCTGATCTGGAAGAACAGCGAGACCAGCACGGCACCCAGCAGGACGAAGAAGCCTGCGGTGATGAAGCCGGACAGGAAGCTCATGTCCTTGCGGGTGGTCAGTACGTAGGCTGACAGGCCGAAGAACACCAGGGCGGTCATGAAGAAGGCGGAGGAAATGATGCTCGCGCCATTGGCCATGCCCAGGTACATGTTCAGGATAGGGCCGAGGGTGTAGCCCATGAAGCCGGTCAGGGCAAAGGTGCTGACCAGGCCCCAGGCGCTGTTGCGCAGCTTCACGGTGAGGAAGAACAGGCCATAGAAGCCCAGCAGCACCACGAAGAAGCTCGGGTACGGCAGGCGCATTTGTTGCGAGGCGAAGGCTACCAGGCCACTGAAGGCCAGGGTCAGGGCCAGCAGGCCGTAGGTGTTGCGCAGGACGCCGCTGACCTCTTTCTGCTCCACGGCTGTGGAGTCGAGATATTGCCGTTCTTGCATGTCGAGACACTCCTGTTAAGCGGGATACGGATCCATGACCGTAGTGATGCTCATCATAACAGAGCCAAAAGCGTGCCGAATCATCAGAGTTTGACAGTGTGTTGCGATCCGGTAATATTGCGGCCCGCTCATGTGGAAGCGTGGCCGAGTGGTTTAAGGCAACGGTCTTGAAAACCGTCGACGGGCAACTGTCCTAGAGTTCGAATCTCTACGCTTCCGCCACTATTACAACGTTGAAAGCCCCGCACTGCGGGGCTTTCGCGTTTCTGGGGCAGGACGTGATTGTGGGCTCGCCTTCCGATTACGCATTGCGCTCATCGCACAAGTTAAACAACGTAGGAAAAGTCAGTCATCCCGATAGATGTTTCTATAGGGCGTTGATCGTCTCAGTTAAACTTCAAGCTCCTCTCACCGGAAACCCTGAATGAACCAAGTCGAAGATCTCGAACGGCAGATGCGCGAAGCGCTGGGCGTTCCTCCGAAGAAAGTGAAAACCACTCGGGAAGTCAGTAATCCCATGAAGGGCTACCTGATTGTTCTCAGTGTGCGAGGCGCAAGCGGGCCCGCATTTCGCTTCGAGCATCGCTCGCGTTCGCTGAGCCGTACCGAGGCCATCCTGGAGGCGGAGAAAGCCGCGCGCACCGCAGGCTACAAGCCTTGGGCCCTGCTGGATGCCGTCGAGGCCTGAGTCGCACGAGCCCGGTGGCGGCAGCATGGAGCATCTGCCGGTTGCCGATATGGCGTGGCGATCCCGTGCGATGGACGTCGAGCCGATAGCGTCTATCAGTTGGAAAACTCCGACGACGGCTCCTGTTTCCCACAGCACAATAGATTACCGGTACGGCCGTCCTAGACGCTTTGCCAGGCATCTGTCAGCATTTAGCCCTCCTGCGCCACGTATCTCTGGCGCTTGCATTTTGGCGAACCGCTTCCAAGCTAGGTCGTAAGGCCGCTTTCTGTTAAGGTTCGGCAATTGTTCGAAGTCCCTTTTCGGGTCTCACCATTCCATTCTGCTCAAGGGGTGCTGCGTGATTAAGGTGCTGGTGGTCGATGATCACGATCTGGTGCGCACCGGAATTACCCGCATGCTGGCTGATATCGATGGCCTGCAGGTCGTTGGGCAGGCCGACTCCGGTGAGCGTGGGCTGCAGCTCGCTCGCGAACTCAAGCCTGATGTCGTCCTGATGGATGTGAAGATGCCCGGCATCGGCGGTCTCGAAGCCACCCGCAAGCTGCTGCGCAGCCAACCCGACGTACGCGTCGTGGTGGTGACGGTTTGCGAGGAAGACCCGTTCCCGACCCGTCTGATGCAGGCTGGTGCGGCGGGATACCTCACCAAGGGTGCAGCGCTGGATGAGATGGTCCAGGCGATTCGCCAGGTTTTTGCCGGCCAGCGCTACATCAGCCCGCAGATCGCCCAGAACCTCGCACTGAAGTCCTTCGAGCCGGAAAGGAACGCATCGCCGTTCGATACCCTGTCCGAGCGTGAAATCCAGATCGCGCTGATGATCGCCAACTGCCACAAGGTGCAGAGCATCTCGGACAAGCTGTGCCTCTCGCCCAAGACCGTGAATACCTACCGCTACCGCATCTTCGAGAAGCTCTCGATCACCAGTGACGTCGAGCTGGCGCTGCTGGCTGTCCGGCACGGCATGGTCGACGCCAGTAACTGATCATGGTGCAACCGTTCGATTCGGCGGCTTTCCTTGCCACCTGCAGCGGGCGGCCGGGCGTTTATCGCATGTTCGACGTCGACGCAAAGTTGCTGTACGTCGGCAAGGCGAAGGACCTCAAGAAGCGTCTTTCCAGCTACTTCCGCAAGACCGGCCTGGCGCCGAAGACGGCGGCCCTCGTGGCGAAGATCGCCCAGGTCGAGACCACCATCACCGCCAACGAAACCGAGGCACTGCTGCTTGAGCAGACGCTGATCAAGGAATGGCGGCCGCCCTACAACATTCTGCTGCGCGACGATAAATCGTATCCGTACGTCTTCCTGTCGAGTGAGGATCAGTATCCGCGCCTGACCATTCACCGCGGCGCAAAGAAGGCCAAAGGACGGTACTTCGGGCCTTATCCGAGCGCTGGCGCCATTCGCGAAAGCCTGGCATTGCTGCAGAAGGCCTTCTTCGTGCGCCAGTGCGAGGACAGCTACTTCCGCAACCGCACGCGCCCGTGTCTGCAATATCAGATCAAGCGCTGCAAGGCGCCCTGTGTTGGATTGGTGAGCGAGGAGGAGTACGCCGAAGACGTACGCCACTCGATCATGTTTCTCGAGGGGCGCAGCAATGTGCTGGCCGAGGAACTCTCCACCAATATGGAAGAGGCGGCGATGCGCCTGGACTTCGAAAAGGCGGCGGAGCTGCGCGATCAGGTGCAGATCCTGCGCCGCGTGCAGGACCAGCAGAGCATGGAGTTCGGCACCGGCAACGTCGATGTGGTGGCGGCCATCGTTACGCCGGGTGGCGCATGCGTGCACCTGATCAGCGTGCGGGGCGGTCGAGTGCTGGGAAGCAAGAACTTCTTCCCGCAGGTGGCAATCGAGGAGGAGGTGGGCGATGTGCTGCTGGCCTTCCTCGGGCAGTACTACCTCAGTCATCACGAGCGCGATCTGCCGAACGAGCTGATCGTCAATGCCGTACACGAAGACTTCCCCATCCTGGCTTCCGCCATCGAGGCGTCGCGTGGGCGGCTGCTGGAAATCAGTCACCGCGTGCGAACTACGCG harbors:
- the lolA gene encoding outer membrane lipoprotein chaperone LolA, with product MRLIRLLFVAALAFAGAQAHADDAAAQRLSGMLTKAQTMTARFSQLTLDGSGTRLQETAGTLGLKRPGLFRWHTDAPNEQLLISNGEKIWLYDPDLEQVTIQKLDQRLTQTPALLLSGDVSKIGQSFDITAKDGGNVVDFTLKPKSKDTLFDSLRISFRSGVVNDMQLIDSVGQRTNILFFDVKMNEPMDAKQFVFEVPKGVDVIQE
- a CDS encoding replication-associated recombination protein A, yielding MDLFRSAPVSQPLAARLRATSLDEYVGQEHLLARGKPLREALEQGALHSMIFWGPPGVGKTTLAKLLAQVTDAHFETISAVLSGVKEIRQSVEVAKQHAAQYGRRTILFVDEVHRFNKSQQDAFLPYVEDGTLIFIGATTENPSFELNNALLSRARVYVLKSLDEAALRRLVERALTEEKGLGKRNLSLPDDSFAILMAAADGDGRRLLNLLENASDLAEDNSEISAELLQNLLGDSRRRFDKGGEAFYDQISALHKSVRGSSPDGALYWYSRMLDGGCDPLYIARRVVRMASEDIGNADPRALTLCLHAWDVQERLGSPEGELAIAQAIVYLACAPKSNAVYNAYNTARRDVAESGSLEVPLHLRNAPTKLMKNLGYGDEYRYAHDEPDAYAAGEDYFPESMEPRQYYQPVPRGLELKIGEKLRHLASLDKASSRRRRKS
- the serS gene encoding serine--tRNA ligase, which encodes MLDSKLVRTQPQEVAERLATRGFTLDVARIEALESQRKAVQTRTETLQAERNSRSKAIGQAMKNGEDVAPLKAEVNRMAEELDAGKRELDVIQAELDNLLLNIPNLPHESVPVGADEEENVEVRRWGTPRTFDFEIKDHVALGEQHGWLDFETAARLSGARFALMRGPIARLHRALAQFMLDLHTREHGYEEAYTPYLVQAPALQGTGQLPKFEEDLFKIQREDEADLYLIPTAEVSLTNIVAGQILDAKELPLKFVAHTPCFRSEAGASGRDTRGMIRQHQFDKVEMVQIVEPSKSWEALESLVGNAEKVLQALELPYRALALCTGDMGFGAAKTYDLEVWVPSQDKYREISSCSNCGDFQARRMQARYRNPETGKPELVHTLNGSGLAVGRTLVAVLENYQQADGSIRVPEVLKPYMAGIEVIG
- the cysG gene encoding siroheme synthase CysG; the protein is MDFLPLFHILRGRRALLVGGGDVALRKARLLSDAGAVLRVVAPEVHSELRELVEEGAGELLLRPYAQGDLQDCVLVIAATDDEPLNAQVSRDANERGVPVNVVDAPALCSVIFPAIVDRSPLVVAVSSGGDAPVLARLLRAKLETWIPATYGQLAGLASRFRERVKQRLPDLQQRRKFWEDVFQGPIAERMLAGQPNEAERLLADKLEAPQPESRGEVYLVGAGPGDPDLLTFRALRLMQQADVVLYDRLVAPAILELCRRDADRLYVGKRRADHAVPQDEINRQLVELAQQGKRVLRLKGGDPFIFGRGGEEIDELAANGIPFQVVPGITAASGCAAYAGIPLTHRDYAQSVRFVTGHLKDGTTDLPWNDLVAPGQTLVFYMGLVGLPVICEQLVRHGRSADTPAALVQQGTTVHQRVFTGTLANLPGLVAEHEVHAPTLVIVGEVVQLREKLAWFEGQQ
- a CDS encoding lysozyme inhibitor LprI family protein, with protein sequence MILGAVCVLGFAALPVSAASFDCKKARQADEKAICADRQLSEMDVQVATTYRLLRGLFAMGMRGNLGDSQLAWLEQRRACGANKACLKQRYQERLDALQKVYDGIEKPI
- a CDS encoding glutathione S-transferase family protein; its protein translation is MGQLIDGRWQDQWYDTSKDGRFQRENAQRRHWVTADGQPGPTGEGGFRAEAGRYHLYVSLACPWAHRTLIYRQLKGLESLIEVSVVSWLMLENGWTFDKALGSTGDKLDGLDFLHQRYTRDDPHYTGRVTVPVLWDKHEQRIVSNESAEIIRMFNSAFDEITGNPLDLYPEALRAQIEELNERIYPAVNNGVYRAGFATTQDAYEEAFKTLFNELDWLEERLGEQRYLAGEYLTEADVRLFTTLIRFDAVYHGHFKCNLRRLADYPNLSGWLRELYQLDGVAGTVDFQHIKHHYYGSHRTINPTGVVPLGPQQDFTGPHGREHVPAKGIFRRG
- a CDS encoding glycosyl transferase family protein; translation: MTAAPLVLQTPAEHPFAQFVRILGKGKRGARGLTREEAREALGLILDDKVEEAQLGAFLMLLRHKEESAEELAGFTEAVRERLQAPKIAVDLDWPSYAGKKRHLPWYLLAVKCLGGSGTRILLHGAGAHTAGRLYTEQLLELLGLPLCRDWSAVSQALDTQGFAFAPLVDWMPRLQRMIDLRNTLGLRSPIHSSVRLINPLGATCVLQSIFHPGYQAVHREGSRLLGDYAIVIKGEGGEIEVNPDATSHLYGCRDGNDWDEEWPALSPLRHVKPESLDPQHLAAVWRGDAEDVYGELAVRATMALALRARGLQRDEAFAEADKRWTERNRSI